A window of the Hordeum vulgare subsp. vulgare chromosome 5H, MorexV3_pseudomolecules_assembly, whole genome shotgun sequence genome harbors these coding sequences:
- the LOC123395736 gene encoding putative pentatricopeptide repeat-containing protein At3g08820 has protein sequence MEVLRKFVQSELRNPPTTLAPGAFLSSAAEKTRRLLISAVSSSDRLPPLTVKLLHGRLLRLGLLADLYTFLLRALSSSGLHLHALYLYSLFPDPSHLALPVALKSASRLPNPLKAGEQLHARSLKLPSHSNPHILTSLLKLYAKCGLLQHARSVFEEMPCPCTISWTALITAYMDVGCAKEAVAIARDVLASGMRPDSFMAARVLTACARVEDLGTGEAVWRTAEREGVASSVFVATAAVDLYVKCGEMAKAREVFERMPEKDVVAWGAMVSGYSSNGHPQEALQLFFAMPAQGVVPNCETVAVALSACTQLGAFDLARQVVAVVDWDQLLDNPVLGTALIKMYSKFGSTGEAWFVFQQMRKRGITVWNAMLLGLSMTGHDKSVFALVGQMEKSGMELNGRTFMSLLYSCTHTGLVQDGRRCFHNMTQLYRIAPRIEHYGCMVDLLSHAGLLKEAHQLINEMPMQANVAVWGALLGGCKIHRDPELAEHALKQLILLEPWNSGNYAMLSNIYSNSGRWKDAAKLRLHMEAIGVKEVTGYSWVDFDGEVHKFHVADNWHPLMDQIYKKLDELGMEIKAMGHKPTTDVMMFDVKNEKEHTLVHHSEKLAIAFCLLTTRPGESIRVIKNTRVCTDCHTDIKFISRITHREIIVQDNSRFHCFRDACCSCNDYW, from the coding sequence ATGGAAGTCCTGAGAAAATTCGTGCAAAGTGAGTTGCGCAATCCTCCCACAACGCTCGCGCCTGGCGCTTTTCTGTCGTCCGCCGCCGAGAAAACCCGCCGACTCCTCATCAGCGCCGTCAGCTCCAGCGACCGCCTCCCACCTCTCACCGTCAAACTGCTCCACGGCCGCCTCCTCCGGCTCGGCCTCCTCGCCGACCTTTACACGTTCCTCCTTCGCGCGCTCTCCTCCTCAGGCCTCCACCTCCATGCCCTCTACCTATACTCCCTCTTTCCCGACCCCTCCCACCTGGCCTTGCCGGTTGCCCTCAAGTCCGCCTCCCGCCTCCCCAACCCTCTCAAAGCCGGCGAGCAGCTGCACGCCCGCTCCCTCAAGCTCCCTTCCCACTCCAACCCCCACATTCTCACGTCCCTGCTAAAACTTTACGCCAAATGTGGGCTTTTGCAGCACGCACGGAGCGTGTTCGAAGAAATGCCCTGCCCCTGCACAATCTCTTGGACCGCGCTCATCACCGCGTATATGGACGTGGGGTGTGCCAAGGAGGCCGTTGCCATTGCGAGGGATGTGTTGGCGAGTGGAATGCGTCCGGACAGCTTCATGGCTGCGCGGGTCCTGACTGCGTGCGCCCGGGTCGAGGATTTGGGCACCGGGGAGGCAGTGTGGAGGACTGCAGAGCGGGAGGGGGTCGCGAGCAGTGTGTTTGTGGCAACTGCAGCGGTGGATTTGTATGTCAAGTGCGGTGAGATGGCCAAGGCGAGGGAGGTGTTTGAAAGGATGCCGGAGAAGGATgtagtggcttggggtgctatgGTTAGCGGATACTCTTCCAACGGGCATCCGCAAGAGGCTCTCCAGCTCTTCTTTGCAATGCCAGCTCAGGGAGTGGTACCAAATTGCGAGACAGTTGCTGTTGCACTCTCAGCGTGCACGCAGTTGGGTGCATTTGATCTGGCACGGCAGGTTGTTGCTGTGGTGGACTGGGATCAGCTTCTTGACAACCCAGTTCTAGGGACTGCGTTGATCAAAATGTACTCCAAGTTTGGGAGCACGGGTGAGGCATGGTTCGTGTTCCAGCAGATGAGAAAGAGGGGCATTACTGTTTGGAACGCAATGCTTTTGGGGCTAAGCATGACTGGACATGATAAGTCTGTGTTTGCCCTTGTCGGCCAGATGGAGAAGTCGGGCATGGAATTGAATGGCAGGACTTTCATGAGCCTTCTCTACAGCTGTACTCATACCGGCCTTGTACAGGATGGACGGCGCTGCTTCCATAACATGACACAGTTATACCGCATTGCTCCTAGGATTGAGCACTACGGTTGTATGGTCGACCTTCTCAGTCACGCTGGGTTGCTCAAGGAGGCTCATCAGCTTATTAATGAAATGCCAATGCAGGCAAATGTTGCCGTCTGGGGTGCACTTCTCGGTGGCTGCAAGATTCACCGAGACCCCGAGCTTGCAGAACATGCCTTGAAACAGCTCATCCTGCTAGAGCCCTGGAACTCTGGGAACTATGCCATGCTCTCCAACATATACTCTAACAGCGGCAGATGGAAGGATGCTGCAAAGCTTAGATTGCACATGGAGGCGATAGGGGTCAAGGAGGTCACCGGATATAGCTGGGTTGACTTTGATGGTGAGGTCCACAAGTTCCATGTTGCAGATAACTGGCATCCCCTCATGGATCAAATATACAAAAAGCTAGATGAATTAGGCATGGAAATCAAAGCCATGGGTCACAAACCAACTACTGATGTGATGATGTTTGACGTTaaaaatgagaaggagcacactctAGTTCATCACAGCGAGAAACTTGCCATTGCATTTTGCCTTCTCACCACCAGACCAGGCGAGTCCATTAGGGTCATCAAGAACACCAGGGTTTGCACCGACTGTCACACTGATATTAAATTTATATCGAGGATAACTCATCGGGAGATCATTGTTCAGGATAACAGCAGATTTCATTGTTTCAGAGATGCCTGCTGTTCTTGCAATGACTACTGGTAG
- the LOC123398551 gene encoding putative pentatricopeptide repeat-containing protein At3g08820: MSSAAAAIHRVLVQGVSSSDRLPPLTVKLLHGRLLRLDLLADLSALLLRALSSSGLHVHALRLHSLLPVPSHLTLPCALKSASRLPNPLPVGEQLHARSLKLPSHSNPYVLTSLLNLYAKCDLLDRARSVFDEMRCPNTVSWTALITAYMNAGRAREAVAVARDAFASGMRPDSFTAVRVLTACARVADLGTGEAVWRAAQGEGIAGSVFVATAAVDMYVKCGEMARAREVFDKMPEKDAVAWGAMVGGYASNGHPQETLELFFAMQTQGVKPDCYTVVGALSACTRLGALDMGRQAVRTVDWDEFLDNPVLGTALIDMYAKCGRTGEAWVVFQQMRNRDIVVWNAMILGLGLTGHGRIGFALVGKMEKSGMKLNDNTFISILCSCTHTGLVKDGRRYFHNMTQLYNITPRIEHYGCMVDLLSRAGLLQEAHQLIDDMPMQANAVVWGALLGGCKIHRDAELAEHVLKQLILLEPRNSGNYVMLSNIYSNSNRWEDAAKLRSDMKVKGVEKARAYSWVEFSGKVHEFRVGDKSHPQMDQIYQKLDELGIEMKTMGYKPTTDVVMFDVEDEEKEHTLVYHSEKLAIAFCLLSTQPGEVIRVTKNLRVCTDCHTAIKLISRITHREIIVRDNNRFHCFEDGCCSCNDYW, encoded by the coding sequence ATGTCGAGCGCCGCCGCGGCGATACACCGCGTCCTCGTCCAGGGCGTCAGCTCCAGCGATCGCCTTCCACCCCTCACCGTCAAACTGCTCCACGGCCGCCTCCTCCGGCTCGACCTCCTCGCCGACCTCTCCGCGCTCCTTCTCCGCGCGctttcctcctccggcctccacgTCCACGCCCTCCGCCTACACTCCCTCCTCCCCGTCCCCTCCCACCTGAccctgccatgtgccctcaagtcAGCCTCCCGCCTCCCCaaccccctccccgtcggcgagcAGCTCCACGCCCGCTCCCTCAAGCTCCCCTCCCACTCCAACCCCTACGTCCTCACCTCCCTCCTCAATCTCTACGCGAAATGCGACCTCTTGGACCGTGCGCGGAGCGTGTTCGACGAAATGCGCTGCCCCAACACGGTCTCCTGGACCGCGCTCATCACCGCGTACATGAACGCGGGGCGCGCCAGGGAGGCCGTCGCCGTCGCGAGGGACGCGTTCGCGAGCGGAATGCGCCCGGACAGCTTCACGGCCGTGCGGGTCCTGACGGCATGCGCCCGGGTCGCGGACTTGGGCACCGGGGAGGCCGTGTGGAGGGCGGCACAGGGGGAGGGGATTGCGGGCAGTGTCTTTGTGGCAACTGCGGCGGTAGATATGTATGTCAAGTGCGGCGAGATGGCGAGGGCAAGGGAGGTGTTCGACAAGATGCCGGAGAAGGATGCTGTAGCTTGGGGTGCTATGGTCGGGGGATATGCTTCCAACGGGCACCCCCAAGAGACTCTGGAGCTCTTCTTTGCAATGCAGACTCAGGGAGTGAAGCCAGATTGCTACACGGTGGTTGGGGCACTCTCAGCTTGCACACGGCTGGGTGCACTTGATATGGGACGGCAGGCAGTCAGGACAGTGGACTGGGATGAGTTTCTTGACAACCCAGTTCTAGGGACTGCGCTGATTGATATGTATGCCAAGTGTGGGCGCACAGGCGAGGCATGGGTCGTGTTCCAGCAGATGAGGAACAGGGACATTGTTGTTTGGAACGCGATGATCTTGGGGCTGGGCCTGACTGGGCATGGTAGGATTGGATTTGCCCTTGTCGGCAAGATGGAGAAGTCAGGCATGAAACTGAATGACAACACTTTCATCAGCATTCTCTGCAGCTGTACCCATACCGGCCTTGTAAAAGATGGACGGCGGTATTTCCATAACATGACTCAGTTATACAACATCACGCCTAGGATTGAGCACTATGGTTGTATGGTCGACCTGCTCAGTCGCGCTGGGTTGCTCCAGGAAGCCCATCAGCTTATTGATGATATGCCAATGCAGGCAAACGCTGTCGTGTGGGGAGCACTTCTTGGTGGCTGCAAGATTCACCGAGACGCTGAGCTTGCAGAACATGTCTTGAAGCAGCTCATCCTGCTAGAGCCCCGGAATTCCGGAAATTATGTCATGCTCTCAAACATATACTCTAACAGCAACAGATGGGAGGATGCTGCGAAGCTTAGATCGGACATGAAGGTGAAAGGGGTTGAGAAAGCCCGTGCATATAGCTGGGTTGAGTTTAGTGGTAAGGTCCATGAGTTCCGTGTTGGAGACAAGTCGCATCCCCAGATGGATCAGATTTACCAAAAGCTAGATGAATTAGGCATAGAAATGAAAACCATGGGTTACAAACCAACTACCGATGTGGTGATGTTCGACGTtgaagatgaggagaaggagcACACTCTGGTTTATCACAGCGAGAAACTTGCCATTGCATTTTGCCTTCTCAGTACCCAACCAGGGGAGGTCATTAGGGTCACCAAGAACCTTAGGGTTTGCACCGACTGTCACACTGCTATTAAACTAATATCAAGGATAACTCATCGGGAGATCATTGTTCGGGATAACAACCGATTTCATTGTTTTGAAGATGGTTGTTGCTCTTGTAATGACTACTGGTAG
- the LOC123396667 gene encoding probable staphylococcal-like nuclease CAN2 — MGNALGCCCKEEDDDDGYVYLGGDDDQHAYYYSAPAAASRPHYKPAAASSPNQGSSLLWPQSPPAPPSRPRPQLHAPPTTPVPQGAAVACSAPAATSRRGLVLRPQPTPAAPTPRPQRQLHALPVPHGVASSTSASRSSILPSQPAPVPPSRPQKQRPQQPSSRVTHDHGVASSTSKCMLRCPPKQKLRQQPPISHGIVAVDSPSPTTRRLLRLEHDLLNFVLTKMLQVQVKVTSCERFDCSFGVPEGLGEHVTSSKKAQAKWYRNISEAYVKTEPPPRTLAEAAMLVATALGRIQGANLEGVLAFYGFPVPTPPVVTTEHHPVSLADGVQFILETLPVYAKCIGDGDGFTAYVDTSDPTESTNVPQEVREAVNAMLQTPKHRNSQQKNVLQSKLHKAGYRIIYTPKDEILARQYRFRLRGIDAPEMGMQYGKESQNALVKLIAGKSVMVYVYGQDQYDRYVGDIYCDGVFIQEQMLKEGHAWHYKIYDKRKEFAEWEMKARDARRGLWASDNPEKPWDWKRKHNVRHETPDNLDKTWEWRRKPHNAGQQSTPIQATLCT, encoded by the exons ATGGGGAACGCCCTGGGGTGCTGCtgcaaggaagaagacgacgatgatggaTATGTCTATCTGGGTGGCGACGATGATCAGCATGCCTACTACTACTCggccccggccgccgcctccaGGCCGCACTACAAGCCAGCTGCGGCGTCTTCCCCGAATCAGGGGAGCAGCCTCCTCTGGCCCCAGTCTCCTCCGGCTCCGCCATCCAGGCCCCGACCGCAGCTGCATGCTCCTCCTACTACTCCTGTGCCCCAAGGAGCCGCCGTCGCCTGCTCAGCCCCCGCTGCGACGAGCAGGAGAGGCCTGGTTCTCCGGCCCCAGCCAACTCCGGCGGCTCCAACCCCCAGGCCCCAACGGCAGCTGCATGCTCTTCCTGTGCCTCACGGCGTCGCCTCCTCAACTTCGGCGAGCAGGAGCAGCATCCTCCCGTCTCAGCCTGCTCCGGTTCCACCCTCCAGACCACAGAAGCAGAGGCCGCAGCAGCCTTCTTCTCGTGTGACCCATGACCATGGCGTCGCCTCTTCAACTTCGAAATGCATGCTCCGCTGCCCCCCAAAGCAGAAGCTGCGACAGCAACCCCCGATTTCCCATGGCATCGTCGCGGTCGACTCTCCAAGTCCGACGACTCGCCGCCTCCTCCGTTTGGAGCATGACCTCCTCAACTTCGTGCTCACCAAAATG ttgcaggtacaggtaaaggttacttcatGCGAGCgttttgattgttcatttgga GTTCCTGAAGGGCTTGGAGAGCATGTTACATCATCCAAGAAAGCACAAGCTAAATG GTATAGGAATATCTCTGAAGCTTATGTAAAAACAGAACCCCCTCCTAGAACATTGGCAgaggctgccatgctagttgctaCAGCTCTGGGCAGGATCCAGGGAGCTAATTTGGAG GGTGTCCTTGCCTTCTATGGCTTCCCGGTTCCAACTCCCCCTGTAGTCACCACAGAGCACCATCCGGTATCACTAGCAGACGGCGTGCAGTTCATCCTGGAAACTTTGCCG GTTTATGCAAAGTGCATTGGAGATGGTGATGGCTTTACTGCTTATGTCGACACATCAGATCCAACGGAATCAACAAATGTGCCACAGGAAGTGCGTGAGGCTGTCAATGCAATGTTACAAACACCCAAGCATAGGAACAGCCAACAGAAAAATGTGCTCCAAAGTAAACTGCACAAAGCTGGTTATAG GATAATATATACTCCAAAAGATGAGATCCTTGCAAGGCAATACCGCTTCAGATTGAG GGGCATTGATGCACCGGAAATGGGAATGCAGTATGGGAAGGAGTCCCAGAATGCACTGGTGAAACTTATCGCTGGCAAAAGTGTCATGGTTTACGTATATGGGCAGGACCAGTATGATCGCtatgttggagatatctattgtgATGGTGTGTTCATCCAG GAACAAATGCTGAAGGAGGGTCATGCATGGCATTACAAGATTTACGACAAACGCAAAGAATTTGCAGAA TGGGAGATGAAAGCACGAGATGCACGCCGAGGGCTTTGGGCATCTGATAACCCTGAGAAGCCATGGGATTGGAAAAGGAAGCACAATGTGAGACATGAGACGCCAGATAACCTTGATAAGACATGGGAATGGAGACGGAAACCGCACAATGCAGGACAGCAGAGCACCCCAATTCAGGCTACCTTGTGTACCTGA